From the Juglans microcarpa x Juglans regia isolate MS1-56 chromosome 7D, Jm3101_v1.0, whole genome shotgun sequence genome, the window ttcggGATAATCCCCACCAAGACAATAAACaatagaaaaaatggaaaatggtgAGCCCGAGACTATATATCACATTATCATCCCACTTTTATTACATTATACTTATGTGTAttgcccattaaaaaaaattattttatccttgcaaataacaaattatttttcgtAGAAGGGTGATTCTCTCACCATAATTAGAGCTTTTGCTATGAaagtttttttacaaaataataataataataataataataagaaagaaaaaacctcTTGCCTGTGGGGTGCAAAAGGTATTCTCACTAGAAAACCACAATAAAAGCATTCCCATCTGGATGGTTAAACTActgttatctctaaaatttaggaaaaaaatttggTAGAAGCTGAAAAATTCCCTCACATCCTATTCCCTAAATTAGGGATTTCATTTAGGGAAGTTACAGTCGTTCCCCATATTTGGAGAACAATTGTACATCCCAATCGATcatctctttcatttcttgttgttggTCCTGCGTGTTCCTATCTTCCACTCTCGATTGCCCTCGTTCGTGGACGCCCTCTCTTGCACCGTTTGCCACCATTGACGGTGGCTTTTCTTCATTGACACATTATATGTAAGTTATCTCTTCTCTCTCGCATattccctcttcttctctccaTGGATGGACTTTGTCCTCTCTCACACAAATCGAACACTCTAAGCCTCTCTCCCATGGTTGAATCTGATACATTTttgagtttaaatattattgtatttgtCACTTTAGCCACTGAAATTTGATAACCCTAGATTTAAATTAGTGCTCTAGGGTTTGAATATTCATGGATTTGTGACCCATATTCACAGCAATTTCATGCATGTATCTGCCATGGTTTTCCTATGTGTTACCTTTTTCGACTTCTTGGTTGTATGTATCAATCGATCTACTTGGCCACTGAAATTCAAGAATCCTGCATTTTATTTGTGCTCTAGGGTTTGAATGGATAATGGATCTACGTATCATTCATGAAACACTCAATGCATGTATCTGCCATGGGTGAATCTGAGACATTGCTCTTATATGTTTGAGGAAATTATTTGTTCTTTGAGCAAATTTGAGCAATTTCGAGTATGTTTTGCATGTTGGCTTTTTGTATGATTCAAATTACACTGAAATCTGAATCTGCCATGGTTGAATGTTGGACTTGTGCTCAGTTTGGACTTATTGTATTTGGGCACTCAATACTATTATTGTGAACATAAATTTGGGCATCTTTGTTTGGATTTGGATAATTGGTTTTTGTTCTTCTTACACCTCACTTTGATTGGCTTTGTTTGGGTTGCCTTTCTTTAACTTCTGTTATCATCCAGTAGTCACCTTGTTTAGAAAATGGagatatataagttaatgaaaCTTCTTGAGTTTAAAGAATTTTGATTAACTTGTCAAGAAAACTGGGAATGGATTCACTTTTTCCTGTTCTTTCAATCACCCGATTTTGTTATTATCCATTTATACAGGGCACACTCAAATCTGAATCTACCATGGTTGAATGTTGTGGAATTAGATAGTTTGGACTTGTTAGTTGTATGTATCTGGGCACTCAAAATGGAAGATTCGGATTAAAAATTTTGCAACTCTAGTTTGGATTTGgatagttggttttttttttcttctttttacttcTCACTTTGATTGGCATTGAATGTGTTAGCTTTGTTTAGTTTCAGTTATAACTTTGTTTTACTCACCTTGTTCAGCAAattattagaaataaataagtataaGTAACTGATTGAGTTTAAAGGATGTTGATTAACTTGTCAAAAAAAGGTCGACTGAGTTCATTTTGAACTATTCTTTCCTTCACccaattttcatattattcaaaatattttttcatgatttgATTCATTAGTCTCTTTGTGTATCATTGGACTTGTGCTCTAATGCATATGCCATGGTTGAATCTGAGACATTGCACCAATTGGATTGGGGAAATTGTTTCTGCTTTGGGCAAATTATATCTATGTTATTGTGGTATTTCGTTAGTTGTATGCATGTTTGATCTTTATATGATTCAGGGCACATTGAAATCCGAATCTGCCATTGTAAAATGTTGTGGAATTGCACAGTTTAGACTTGTTTGTTGCATGTGTTTGTTGGTTTGAGCAAATTGATATTACCTTACTATTAATTGATTTGGTGGTATCTTTGCTTATTGTTCCCATGGACTGAGTTGTTGTTGGTTTGAATTACCTAGTTTGGACTAAATGAGCTACTTTatgatatttatgtttttatgttcttaTCATTTTGCATTCTGCTTAGTATTGGATTTTCCTTCTCTAACCCATCGGCTGTGAATTGCTCTGTGCTATTAGGACCTTTGCAGTGTTTGGTACTgatgaataattatttcttgtggGGGAGGGGGGACTACATGTCTACTGTTAGGCTATGATGATGGTGTTAGTGGAGTTAATTCATAAGTGTTAGTGGGGCTCCATCGAGATGGCGGGCTAATCTTCACTCGGATGGCCACACAAAAGGCGACTGGGGTTTGGGTAAGGTTTTGCAGCCATTTGACGTTGGGCTCCTGTCTCACACATGATGTAAATTCTGGTTGCCATTCTAAACCATATTTAAAACACACAAGTGTTTAGGGAAGTGGATGGGAATGCTCTTGATCATACTCCATGTTCGAACCCTGACTATCATCACGCTCGTCCTCAATGATCATGTTATGTAGAATAACAcatgctttcattatatttattaacTCATTAACTTTGAAAATTCAGAAAGGTCcacaaacaatttcaaatcGTTGTTGAAATACCCCGAAGGCACGCTCGACATCTTTTCTTGCGGATTCTTGTGCTGCGgcaaagtttttcttcttattcccttGGGGTGATGGAATCGTCTTTACAAAGGTTAACCATTTGGGATAAATACCATCGGCAAGATAGTACCCCATAGTGTAGTCGTTgccattgattgtgtaattgactGAAGGAGTAAGCCCTTGAGCAAGTTccgtgaaaataaaagatttttctaGCACATTAATATCGTTATATGAACCAGgcataccaaaaaatgcatgtcaTATTCAAAGATCAAATGAAGCAactacttctaaaataatagttagttCATGGATGTGGCCGAAGTAAATATATTTACAGGCAGCGGGACAATTTTTCCACTTCTaatgcatgcaatcaatgcttCCCGACATTCCTAGGAATCCTCGTTATTCACCAACAGCAAGCAATCGAGCAATATCATTAGCATTTGGAGACCGtaaatattcatctgaaaaaatagttatgatTGTCTTGTAGAATTTTTTGAGGCTCTCCATTGCGGTGCTTTCTCCAATACgtatgtattcatccataaaatctccaATAATCCCATACTCTAGCATTCTAAGTGCTACAATTATCttttgaaaagaagataaactaaGTCTTCCGGCATTGTCTCTTCTCTGGATGAAGTATGGCTCGTAAGCCTCTATCTCAATTAGAATATGGAGAAATAGGGGACGACTCATTCGAAATAGATTGAAGAGATATACTGAATTTTCTGGAAAATATTCGCAAAAAAGGCACTCGTGCCCTTAAAGATGATCACGCCGAATAAACTTACGACGTTGGTGATTGCCACAATGTCTCGATGACTCTCCATTAGCCTCGACATTAAGAACACCATCTAACTCATCATTAGATAACAAGTATGTGAACAATTTGCGAAAGAAAGAACGAGCCATTTGATGAAAGGAGTTGGAGATGAGGCTTGGGTTTTTTAGAATGTGAATGCAAGCAGAATGCatatttatagaggaaaaaattacagttatatataaaacataaaatgttactgttggagaaaaaataaaaaaaagttaccgttggAAAAATGACAAAACTTGTTACCATTAGAGGCAGAAattcaaaatgttaccgttgtactattttgcaaaaaattttatcattaatacgCGGATAGGTATTATCGTtagagaaactgaaaaaaatattaccattatatgaaaatgaaaaaaatgttatccTTAGACAAatgcaaatcaaatattactcaaatatatacggacaaaatcattttaaaaaatactatcgCGTTGGAAaatacacattaaaaaaaattattatttttaataccgatgttgaattgaaaaataatactgtaTCCGGGAAAAAAATCgtataagtatttataaaatgtgatatttgaaaataagagaataagacAAAGAGAGTTAGTGGTTAAGAATggaaatggaagtgagagaaaaaaaataataaaaaaaaagaatattatttcaaTAGAATAGAAATATGATAGGGAATGAGATATAAAAAggttttttaaagatgaataaaatttaggataaaattttaaactatagGAGTGTtctttttagttaaaattttggaaaaaatttaagaaaccAGTTGAAAATGCTCTAAAGAGGACATTACGCCCAACCGCAAACATCCCACGAGCATGCAGCgttcaaaacaacaaaaccaGGAGATTTGCACCACCAATATTTATTTCTCAAAGaccaaactttctaaaacaTAATGCTCTTTGGTTTATTAAAGATTCAATTACCGTGATATTTACATCTTGGACCAAGCCTGATATTTACATCCGCTGCCAAAAATGCTCGTACAAAGTGGCATATGTAATCCTTCTAGCTTGCCGGGATCCTCCCAACCAAGATAGAAACAAAGCTAGCacagtcaaaataataaaaagcacATATGCTCGCCAATGGTTGATTGTTCTAGGATAGAATATACCCAACAGGCATTTTGGCGGCTGCTGCTCTTGGTTTGGATGTTCATCTTTCTCTACTAAGTAGTTATAGACAGTTTCGCCACTTTCCCGTGATTCTGGTCCCTCTGCAGCAAATTCCTTTGCTTCTTTCAGTCTTAATTTGATTCTGCGATTTGCCGTGCCTTGTAAAGGGGGCACCCATGAAGTCGTTTCTTGAATTGGTTGTTGAGTTTCTCTCTCAGCCTCAGACACATGATCAGTCACTGTTGGAAGGAATAGAGGAGAAAAAGATAGCGACGATTCATCCAGCTTAATGATGTCGTCTTTAAGTATCTCTGCATAAAAATCTTCTTCAATGCCAATTTCCTATAATGCAAGCAAGAATAGAATGGATTAGAAGTCTTATAAGTCTTTTAGAAGTCTTCAACAATGCAAATGGCCCAAATGAAACCTACCTTCTGTTGACTGGAACTTTCTGCCATTGTAACCTCATTTGTTAGTTTCTGATCAGATTCAGACGTGGAATCAATTTGATCAAGGGAATAAGAATCATGACTGCTACCAACTGCCTTGTCCCCCTCAGATAATCCCGACTGTTCAATGCCAACATCAGCGACTGCACAAGGCAAATCCAACGAATTCCTTTGAGTTGAGGAAGCTTGGTTTGTAGAATCAGTTGGACGGAACTCAAGGTTCTTCCGGAGACGACAAACAACAAAAGAATCCTGCATGCACATCCAGAAAAGAATCCAACAAAATCCTCGTAAACTTTGACTAGAAAGAACCTCACCAAGTTTAAGCACAAACATCTTACAATTAACTAATGCTGGTTCACTGAAATTGCATGTTTCATAAGGTACCATTTCCAATCAAAATCTACCTGCAGCAAGGACAATAAGTACGCAACCAAGCAACAATTAAATCCATGCTGCTTATATTTTTCCGGGAGGATATGaactagaaaaatatatataacacaaaatTCTAATTCCCAGTGATTCCAAAACATGTCAGAAAACAGTATGATTTACTCTCTATTATAAAGAGGGGCAGAGATGTGAAGGAACTGCCTCTCCTTTTGGATGTTTGGTTGCCGGGGAAAGAAAGGGAAGATGGTGGATTGGAGGGAGGGGTAGTGAACAGACAAGAGTGTGAGGTTGATTTCTCCAAACCTAAAAGAAAGTAGAATGCCAATCTCAGCTTCCCAGCCCTTCACTTCTCCATGAATTAACTGAGAAAACTGATTTCCTTCCCATTTTCCCTGCCTCGCTTTTGTTTTCCTCCCATTCTAGGGTCTTGAGGTTATAAATTCAAGAATCATATTTCACTAATGCAATATTCAACTCCAACAAGACTATTCTGTTAACATATATGCTAAAAActaattaatggaaaaaattacACTTTACCCCTTCAAGCTACCACAGTACCACTCTTTTTGCTGACCACctaatatcaaaattatcactTTGTCCCCAATTTGAAACATAAGTTGCCATCTAGCCTTTATAAAGATCTAATCATTAGATAGATTAGAATATATGACATGAACAAACGGTTGGATCTTAAAGAGTGACAAATCGCAAGGGAGATAGTAGTTTAGACAGTAAAATGACAACTTTAAAAGTCTGATGGTCATATTGCAACAGAGGTGGTAGCTTGGGGGCGGGGGTAGTGTGCAATTTTCCcataattaataatcatttaaGTATCTCAATTGTTTTTATGCATCCATATTACATCCAGGAACTTCAACAACAATGGATTCATTGTAGCGGATGACAAGTGTTTTTGGTTCGAAAATATACTTCTACCAGTGTCATACCCATAGGGCAGGCAAAAACTTTCTTTTCGTATTATTGATATATCTAATGCAGCCTCAACGTCACTAGTGCCAGAAATTGAATCATAAATATTCTGCACCAATCCATGAACTCTAGGACCAAAGAACCTGCTTATCCAAGGGTATCCGAAGGGCCCTTACAAGTGAGCTCGGGTTTAAAGATTAGGTTCTCATTGACTCTCTTAGCATAAAAGGGTTAAATAAGGCTTAGACTTGGAGCACAacaaaataacatcattttctgTGAAAGGCCTAGTTGAAGATTTTGGTTATATTATATCATGCAGATACGACAGCCACTGTTTCCCTGAAAGCTAAAGATAAATTTAGAGGACACGTTAGAGGCCAGTATGGAAGGTCGCCCCTTTGACTAATTCTGCCCTATTACCTGCCTGCCACTGTTTCCCCATCCATGCCTTGCTTGCCCCCATCTTTatcatttgatttatttatcaaacactacaaatatataacaaatagtAAAAAACGAGACATCAAGCTATCATGTACAAGAAATTCAAAGAAACCTACAAGGTCAAAAGTCCCAGTTAAATTGGGCCGTCCCGACTTGATCAGATGGGAGTCAAAAGGATTTAAAGAAGGCTGAGCGGCAGGTTTTAACCAGATTTGCTTTGGTTTTTATACTTTCTCCTTGCTTATATATCAAAGTTGAGTCTAACTTCTTATGTCTCAAAAAGATAGATGTCTTCTTAAACACTGTACTAAGGTGACTAAGCCACAGGAGCAGAGATGAGACAAAGACAGGCAACAATTTGCCGAAGACTAAAACTAGCCTAGCCCCGGTTAGGCAGAGATCAAGGGATGCGCAGAGCACAATCCTTTTTGCTGAGGTTTGGGAATCATGCATCCCTTGTCTTTGCGTCAAGAAAGATTTCCATCACTGGCGAACTTGAAGCAGAAAACTAAATCCAAAGAGAGGTAAAACCCCTCAATAAAAGGAGTGAGACTATACCCTTATCTATGAAAGACCAGTTTAGAAGGAAGCATCTACCCTTTCCTCTACATGGGGGATATTGGACCCAAGATTTCCCTATCTAATTTcctaataatttttctattaaatttcTTCTCCAGGATAGGGTCACAAGTGTGTAGATTGTATTTGCCTATCAAACAAAGAGATTTTCCATATAAGtgtagaaaaacaaaattcaactcaactaTTTAGCAGAAGATCAAATGTACTCATGATTAAGTCACCTGAGAAATCCCGGTCATGCAATATTCGTGCATAATCCATTCAGTCCTTTCCCCTTTCGGTGCACGACCTGTGTGGAACACTAGAGTCCTCTTTGTACCTATCACAATGGAACCAGACTTTACGTTTCTTTCTTTCCCAGTAGCTTTCCAATACCCCAATTCAGTAGCCCTCCTACTTTGCGAGCCATTTGGATACTTTCTTCCCCGGGCAGAAAAGAAGAACCACTCATTATCCGATTGAATGACTGATTTGGCTGTTTGCAAATTTACCAGCACAAATAAGTAACTAAGCCCAGGTAAAAACAGCTGCTGTGTTAGAGAAATTGCACCAGAATTCACAGACATGTAAACAGGTTCTGGCACAAGATACTTACATAACAGAACCAATATGGCCCTTGATGTTTAGAAAACACATATTTAAACATGTTGCTGCACTCCAAACTTAAATAATCAATTGTCCCTGAAGTTActtggattttgttttcttaagattaaatgataaaatatcacGCAAACTAATAACCAGACTTTGCGGCTGACGGTTTGAATTAATAATTCATCCAAGGAAAGAGAAAGCAAACATGTTAGATACTCAAAAGTATATTGTTGCAAGTATGGAACGTCAGACTCAATCTGCAAACAAAGCTTAAAAATCTTCCTTATACAACAACTGtaattttttagctaaaattacGTTCTAGCAAAGAGGAAAGGGGCAAtaagaaaataatgttttagagatgattgaaaatatttcttataaaactaacaatCATAAAATCAGaagaataaagtaaaataatacTTTAAAAAGTCAAAACTTTTTATGACGAATTTCCGACCTGCATTAACTTAATCAACATAAAATTCATCAAGAATCTGAACCCAAACTGtacaaacccaaaaataaaataaaataaaataaaacaataacaataatgaatGGACAACAAGGCCTGATTCCGTTGGATGTCTTGTGCCAAAAGAGTGCAGTGATGACTTAACAATAGtggagtaatgctatatacaatctTAATGTGTGCAAGCCCTGTCcaattccttttgaaaaaaggaGGCCACcatgaaaaagtaaattttcttGTGTGGATCCGAAGTGTGccgcattttttttaaagagactaCGTAGAGCTTAATATCGCAACTAAAGACTCTGTTGAGactaaaaaacatataaatatgaaaactaCCAGAGAACATATATCTAATCAGCCTAAATTAGCATATCTAAAATGAGATATCGGTTGCATTTGGGCggcctggtttggttacacaaaccaaaccatctcatctcatctcatataatcattacaactttttcaaattttcatacaaaatataataaacaattcaattttttcaaatcccaaaataaaagtaatattaaaaaattatattctaacaatattttattcaactttcaatttttatctcatcttatcgcatctcatttgtgtaaccaaacgaggcctaaaggTTTTACCGCAAACAGCAAACAATTCCATTTTTAAGCACATGAATAAATGCCATGATTGAACTTCCGACCCTCAAACATCAATATCAGAAGAAACCAATTGGATAACCGCCTACTCAAACCCGAATTAATCCATGCCTAGGaaccaacaaaaagaaaattcaacaaTTAAACTCACATTTTGTTCATCtaaaatttgaaaggaatcATTAAGAAATGCTAACAAGAAATTTAAGACTGGAGTAAACACATTTAGAATAAGGTCATATATTATGtgccacattttttttttataagtaaaaaattatatatattaaaaggagaaaccaagtacactgaatgtatataagaaaacatcttgcccaaaatgacccaaaaagcctgtggaaaaacaacccaaaatacaccagaccTGATCTCAATCCCTTGTTTCtcatagaactaaaactctacctgaacacccaaccccaaccccttgattccccgtcttcacaatgccctccctttagactttcCTGTAgatgagctaccacccttagcgtcgtagttgattgcccaggaaagacgttgtaactccctgcttttcttgaaatttgatttggtttcaagcgcatggcttgcctcaatcgcagtgattagttctttaaattgataTTCACATCCTCCACGTGAGATTCCCACAAATTGCtaaatctcgttaactttaggcagaattCAGtctgctattggaggaagagagactagGGGAGCAACGTTATTCCCAGACACAGTAtccaactgcactcccgactctacacaaggcaccaacgccaaacccataggttctccagcaactccattggttctctccattggagattctggggtgacagcaagtcccttcacctctggggTGATAACGGATCCTATATCTCCTTCAGACCTCAGCAGTACACTCAACTCtgacgagggagccatagtttctttgaggaccaagggtgtaataccGACTATCGATCTATCTTGTGTTACAtgaggcgaatgacattccaCTGATGTCTCTACACCAATACCCGATGTAGACCCCGCTTCAAATAACctagatttccttttgacccgccaTACTCTCATTGATCTAGTTATAGGGACAAGGCCGAATCCGATCttccgttttcctttttctgagtTTAAAGGATTCAGGCCTATCTTGTTACTTGCAACCCTGTTGCCTCCAACTGAAAGTCggtctattttcgtagacaatATAGTTATCGCTATCTTCAACTCgccaagttgggtttccatctcttTTAAAGAATTGTGCATCTCGACAAGCTAGTCTTGAGGCATAATTTGCAGGCCCTCACTCTAAATCCCCGAAGCCTGACCCGTCTTTAGAGCTGCTGCATAGGATCGCCTCGCCACATGTCTGCTACGCGGCTCCCTAACAGAGCCATGTCCTACAGCACCTTGTCCTTCCAAACCGTCACTCCCTTTcttgccaaaagaaaaatcaagcagcacctcccccatccttctccaGCCACTGCTCCCCTCctcaggaatgaaaataaaattcctcctccctCCACCGCCATATAACGTCCTCGAGCATTCAAGCAACGATGCGCCGTGAAACTGCATCTACCTTCCCAGACAGTagagaaaaaatcttgtttctcatCTTTTGTGCACGCTTCCATGGCCTTGGCCAGCCACTGTACTGTTGTTAAACCCAGAACCAGCTTAGATATCACCCTTCGACTCCTTTCAGTGATGACCAACATGCTCCCCTCCTTCATCAATgtaaaggatttagattctatgatcaactccatagaagaaccTATGCTGACCAACTCCCCTCCTTCAACAACCATTCATCATCTCAAAGAATCTAAATCTGGGACACAGGGACACGGTTGAAGACCACGGCTGAAGACCACAGCTTGACGCCGGAGTACTCCCAAAAGACTCACCGGAAAGCGTCGACTCGTTTTGTGTCGACGGCAAGACCAACGGAGTCGTCGTGGGGGTCGCCAGAGTACTCTGAGAGACAACACAGAGAAATCTAGGTCGCCGGAGGGTGGACCAACGCCACATTTTTAAGTGAAAAACAACATATCAATTCGAGTTTCAGCCAGCATCAGTTAATACGAGGTTTCGTCTTCTCTCTGTCGCTCTTTCGAGACCGTATGAGGAGAAGTGTCAAAGAATCCTTCCTTTTTGTATTTGGGATTCCAAGTACCTGATTCAAAAAGGGCTAAGATGGAGAGTTGGCAATGGTCTTAAAGTCAAGATATGGGGTGATCAGTGGCTGCCCATACCAAGTTCTTATAAAGTTCAGTCACTTGTTAAAGTCCATCAGGATTCAACAGTGAGTGAACTTATAGATCAAGTTAAAGGATGCTGGGACTCTAAGCTAATTCATGAAATCGTAAATAAAGACGAAGCTGAAATTATTTGTGGGCTTCCTTTGAGTAAGTTGGGGTCTGAGGATAAAATGTTCTGGGGATTTAGTAAAAATGGTTTGTTTACAGTTAGAAGTGCCTACTATTTGGCAGTTGACAGTTTGAAAGGCCATAAGGGTGAACCATCACAGTATGTTAATGCTTCAAAGGGATGGAAGATCATATGGAATTTACAAGTGCCTAATTCAATTAAAGTCTTTCTTTGGAAAGCAGCAAATGATGCTCTTCCAACAAAAAAGAACCTGTTTGCACGAAAGGTCACTGATAATGGTTTATGCCCAATCTGTGGGTTGGTGGAAGAGTCAATATGTCATGCTTTATGGTCTTGTACTGCTGTGTCAGATTTATTTGCAAACTCTCAAAGCCTGGTACAGAAATGGCCATGTATAGAGGaagatttttttaactttttaactctTTGGGAGAAGCTGGTGAGTAGATTGCAGAAGAATGAATTGGAGGAAATAGCTTGTGTATTTGGAAGGATATGGTTCAGACGAACTGCTGTAGTTTTTTATGGGAAATTCGAGAGTCCTACCTCAATTTATAATCATGCTAAGATTGAATTGGATGTGTATAAAAGAGCTCAGGTTTTATCAAGGAACTCGGTTCAGACACACGGTACCACAAACAGAAATGTGAAATGGAAGAAACCAGCCAGTGATTGGTACAAAGCTAATTGGGATGCAGCTTTGGATGTAAATCATGCAAAGACGGGTGGTGGGGTTGTAATCAGAAATTGTGAAGGTTCTTTAATTGCTACTCTATGTATGCCTCAGTTTTTTGTTTCTCATCCTGTGTTAGCAGAACTCAATGCCTTATGGAGAGCCATGTCTTTTTGTAAGGAAACTGGTTTAAGCAGTGTTATATTTGAAGGTGATGCTTTGAATATAAGGAGATTCAATCACCTGAAGAAAATTGCTCCTGGTATGGTCAGCTTATTGAGGACATTAAGAAGGTTTTTTCTGATTGCAGCTGCTGGAAATTACGATATACGCCGAGGGAAGGAAACAATGCTACTCATCAGACTGCAAAGCATGCTTTGAATGTTGATAATGAGACTGTATGGCTGAAAGATGGCCCAGATGTTATTAAGAACTGTATTCTTGTTGAACAACCATGTAATTGTTGATTTATGAATGTTCAGAGGaatttttgtcaaaaaacaaaaatcgaGTTTCAGCCGAACCGACTACTTGTATCTGTTTTCTCAAGTCTCGTGAataaatgaatttcaaaatataaagtctcaaaattttaaaaataaaatctcattcccGTCTGCTTTCCTTCGTTTTCTCAGTAACCAAACGCAAGTAAAACTGTACTCGTCAGTCCTACCTCCCCCAGATTTATTCTCTTACTAAAGCAAACACAAAACGTTGCTCTGtaacaaaacacaaatattaCAAGCaccaaacagagagagagagagagatgatgtaTGTTCCAATTAGTGCTTCGTTGGCCTAACAAACAAACCAACCTGGTAAGTCCCAAGGCTCGTATCTGCAAATTTCAACTTCGGAAATCACTTCCACGCACTTCTCAGACCCCTCCAGCTTCTTCTGCAGGTAATAGGAGATCAATTCCTCGTCCGTAGGCGAGAACCGAAACCCCGGAAACGTCGTCGACGCGGCTAACGACATCTGTGCCTCCATCGATGGCCCCTCCTTCTCACTATCTCCCGAAGGCCCCTCCATCGCTTTCTCTTTCTCGTCTTCAGGATTTAAGCAACTTAACGAGAAGGAAAACGGAATCAACGGAAACTGAAAAGCTAGGAATTCGAAAACCACTCTGTCCTCTACCTTTTGGTGGGTTATTCCTTTCTCTGTCTAGCTCTTTCTTTGGTCTTCTTTCTTTCCGTGGGTTGCTTCGCTTTCGGTGTTCCAGTGTTAGACGAGGTTTCGAAGGCTATCATGGCGCGAGTGGCTGCTCGCCCGCGCGTGGCGAGAGTTGTCACGGACAACTTTGGCGGCGGGAACGGTACGAAATGCGGTGAAAATGTCACACGTGTTGATGATTTCACGGTTTAACGAGGGAGAACTATGCCTCGGAACCGTT encodes:
- the LOC121239873 gene encoding NAC domain-containing protein 60-like; this encodes MEGPSGDSEKEGPSMEAQMSLAASTTFPGFRFSPTDEELISYYLQKKLEGSEKCVEVISEVEICRYEPWDLPAKSVIQSDNEWFFFSARGRKYPNGSQSRRATELGYWKATGKERNVKSGSIVIGTKRTLVFHTGRAPKGERTEWIMHEYCMTGISQDSFVVCRLRKNLEFRPTDSTNQASSTQRNSLDLPCAVADVGIEQSGLSEGDKAVGSSHDSYSLDQIDSTSESDQKLTNEVTMAESSSQQKEIGIEEDFYAEILKDDIIKLDESSLSFSPLFLPTVTDHVSEAERETQQPIQETTSWVPPLQGTANRRIKLRLKEAKEFAAEGPESRESGETVYNYLVEKDEHPNQEQQPPKCLLGIFYPRTINHWRAYVLFIILTVLALFLSWLGGSRQARRITYATLYEHFWQRM